In one window of Helianthus annuus cultivar XRQ/B chromosome 17, HanXRQr2.0-SUNRISE, whole genome shotgun sequence DNA:
- the LOC110922012 gene encoding oleosin 1 — protein MAHNQQYYQQHQHRQPHLSHQVVKTATAATLCGSLMVLSGLTLAATVIGLVVATPLLVIFSPVLVPALITLSLIFGGFLASGGLGATASFVCYWMYRYVTGKHPVGSRQLDMARDKIAGAAMEARHKAEQLGHQTGRTAAAGGGVGQGHQIRVEHQAA, from the coding sequence ATGGCTCACAACCAACAATACTATCAACAACATCAACACCGCCAGCCACACCTCTCGCACCAAGTGGTCAAGACCGCAACCGCAGCCACCTTGTGTGGGTCCCTAATGGTCCTATCAGGACTCACACTGGCGGCCACGGTGATTGGTCTTGTGGTGGCAACGCCTTTGCTGGTTATATTCAGCCCGGTATTGGTTCCGGCACTGATCACACTTTCATTGATATTTGGTGGGTTTTTAGCGTCTGGGGGGTTGGGCGCTACGGCGTCGTTTGTGTGTTACTGGATGTACCGGTATGTAACCGGGAAACACCCGGTGGGGTCTCGGCAGCTGGATATGGCTCGGGATAAGATTGCGGGAGCGGCGATGGAGGCGAGGCATAAGGCGGAGCAGTTGGGTCATCAGACCGGGAGGACTGCTGCTGCCGGTGGTGGTGTTGGTCAAGGTCATCAGATTAGAGTGGAGCATCAGGCTGCGTAG